One region of Synechococcus elongatus PCC 11801 genomic DNA includes:
- a CDS encoding RrF2 family transcriptional regulator has translation MELSGKCEYALLALIELARGHNNGEPQQIKQLAEKQNIPDRYLEQLLATLRRGGIVRSVRGARGGYLLAREPWQISMQDVVYCIDGAEPQRIESTDQQSVTIERQILVDINHELCKAAEDVLAGYSLQDLLEIRENRASTDLMYYI, from the coding sequence GTGGAGCTGTCTGGAAAGTGTGAGTATGCTCTCCTAGCCTTGATTGAGCTAGCCAGAGGTCACAACAATGGTGAGCCACAACAAATTAAGCAGCTTGCAGAAAAGCAAAATATCCCCGATCGCTATCTTGAGCAGCTGTTAGCAACACTCCGACGGGGCGGTATTGTCCGCAGCGTCCGTGGAGCGCGAGGGGGGTATTTACTGGCTCGCGAGCCTTGGCAAATTTCCATGCAAGATGTCGTCTACTGTATTGATGGTGCCGAACCACAACGAATAGAAAGCACAGATCAACAGTCAGTAACTATTGAACGCCAGATTCTAGTTGATATTAATCATGAGCTTTGCAAAGCGGCTGAGGATGTTTTAGCAGGCTATAGCCTGCAGGATCTACTCGAAATTCGTGAAAATCGAGCAAGTACTGACTTGATGTATTACATCTAA
- a CDS encoding iron uptake porin: MKRLFSALLLAPALAGVAASAASANGLNNDQLQKIDAVTPNGITAGQITSIGELSDVKPTDWAYQALQSLVERYGCIVGYPDRTYRGSRALTRYEFAAGLNACLDKVIEFAASKEDLDTLKRLTEEFQAELATLRGRVDSLEARVKELEATRFSTTTKLQGEVIFSLDAVANSAGNERNQDGAVSFGNRVTLNLNTSFTGKDLLLTRLRARNIETIQQRLSPGFNPSGSRLDYDGTGSPGVPNSANTFFLDKLLYRFPVGDVSFTVGTAGIQPQDYGLSDATFFSSPANTKAFKYVGAGVYADTRDADTAGVGFNWKVSKNFSFQAGYINRNSADVSAANSGGFFAFTPAGTGTNSWDVNAQVKFNTDNNKFRAALAYALRNGRYATDFGTTNAFQPFGATNYNSNNLALTLGWAISDAVTLSAGYGIGFVNEQGTNQNATVQNYAIGLTFPNLFADGNEFGVAAGQQPWVSSASTRSAEDTGSFGVETYYKFQVTDNISITPGIYVFNNTNGQQDGGTTYVPFLKTVFRF, from the coding sequence ATGAAACGCCTTTTCTCGGCGCTGTTGCTCGCTCCGGCATTGGCCGGTGTAGCTGCAAGCGCAGCATCAGCGAATGGTCTGAACAACGACCAACTCCAAAAAATTGACGCTGTTACCCCCAACGGCATTACGGCAGGCCAAATCACCTCAATCGGTGAACTGAGCGATGTTAAGCCGACCGACTGGGCTTATCAAGCACTGCAATCTTTGGTTGAGCGCTACGGTTGCATCGTCGGTTATCCCGATCGCACTTACCGTGGCAGCCGTGCCCTGACTCGTTATGAGTTTGCTGCTGGCTTGAACGCCTGCTTGGACAAAGTCATTGAATTCGCAGCTTCGAAAGAGGATCTCGATACCCTCAAGCGACTGACTGAAGAATTCCAAGCTGAACTCGCAACCCTCCGCGGCCGTGTCGATAGCCTCGAAGCTCGCGTTAAAGAGCTTGAAGCTACTCGCTTCTCGACCACTACGAAACTTCAAGGTGAAGTGATCTTCAGCTTGGATGCCGTTGCTAACTCGGCTGGGAATGAGCGGAACCAAGATGGGGCTGTTTCCTTCGGTAACCGTGTCACCCTCAACCTGAACACGAGCTTTACCGGTAAAGACTTGTTGCTGACCCGCCTACGGGCTCGCAACATTGAAACCATCCAACAGCGCTTGTCGCCTGGCTTCAACCCCTCGGGTTCACGGCTTGACTACGATGGTACTGGTTCTCCTGGTGTTCCTAACTCCGCTAATACCTTCTTCCTCGATAAATTGCTCTACCGGTTCCCAGTTGGTGACGTTTCCTTCACCGTTGGTACGGCAGGCATTCAGCCTCAAGACTATGGTCTGAGCGACGCAACCTTCTTCAGCAGCCCTGCGAATACAAAGGCGTTCAAATACGTTGGCGCAGGTGTCTATGCTGATACCCGTGACGCCGATACTGCAGGTGTTGGCTTCAACTGGAAAGTCAGCAAGAACTTCAGCTTCCAAGCAGGCTATATCAACCGCAACTCGGCTGATGTTTCAGCTGCAAACAGCGGTGGCTTCTTCGCTTTCACTCCAGCAGGTACCGGCACCAATTCTTGGGACGTTAATGCCCAAGTCAAGTTCAACACGGACAACAACAAGTTCCGTGCAGCTCTAGCCTACGCTCTGCGTAACGGTCGCTACGCCACTGACTTCGGTACCACCAACGCCTTCCAGCCGTTTGGTGCGACCAACTACAACAGCAACAACTTGGCTCTGACCTTGGGCTGGGCAATTTCTGATGCTGTCACTCTGTCGGCTGGCTATGGCATCGGCTTTGTCAACGAGCAAGGCACGAACCAAAATGCAACCGTTCAGAACTATGCAATTGGTTTGACCTTCCCGAATCTCTTTGCTGATGGCAACGAGTTTGGGGTCGCTGCCGGTCAACAACCGTGGGTCAGCAGTGCATCGACTCGCTCAGCTGAAGATACGGGCTCCTTTGGCGTTGAAACCTACTACAAATTCCAAGTGACGGATAATATTTCCATCACCCCTGGGATCTATGTGTTTAACAACACCAACGGTCAGCAAGATGGTGGAACGACCTATGTTCCATTCCTGAAAACGGTCTTCCGTTTCTAG